Proteins encoded in a region of the Eulemur rufifrons isolate Redbay chromosome 15, OSU_ERuf_1, whole genome shotgun sequence genome:
- the VARS2 gene encoding valine--tRNA ligase, mitochondrial isoform X2, producing MGGKVGPLGAVGSAGAPCPGQILVPFQALLMRHLPLAFFRPPLWGLRPSRGLPRFRPLSTQSEPHGFPISRKNREAKQKRLREKQAALEAGIAGKSKSPAESNKAWSPKEVVLYEIPTKPGEKKDVSGCLPPAYSPQYVEAAWYQWWVQEGFFKPEYQAQLPQATGETFSMCIPPPNVTGSLHIGHALTVAIQDALVRWHRMRGDQVLWVPGSDHAGIATQAVVEKQLWKERGVRRHELSREDFLREVWQWKEAKGGEICEQLRALGASLDWDRECFTMDAGSSTAVTEAFVRLYEVGLLYRNRQLVNWSCALRSAISDIEVESRPLPGRTELRLPGCPTPVSFGLLVSVAFPVDGEPDAEVVVGTTRPETLPGDVAVAVHPDDSRYTHLHGRQLRHPLTGQLLPLIADSAVQPHVGTGAVKVTPAHSPADAEMGARHGLSPRTVIAEDGTMTSLCGDWLQGLHRFVAREKIMSALRERGLFRGLQNHPMVLPICSRSGDVVEYLLRSQWSVRCREMGQRAAEAVQSGALELSPSFHQKNWQHWFSHIGDWCVSRQLWWGHRIPAYRVVEEHAEGDQEDCWVVGRSEAEAREVAAELTGRPGAELVLERDPDVLDTWFSSALFPFSALGWPRETPDLAHFYPLSLLETGSDLLLFWVGRMVMLGTQLTGQLPFSKVLLHPMVRDRQGRKMSKSLGNVLDPRDIIRGAGLQVLQEKLRSGNLDPAELAIAAAAQKKDFPHGIPECGTDALRFTLCSHGVLGGDLHLSVSEVQSCRHFCNKIWNALRFILSVLGERFVPLPPPAEELSPSSAMDTWILSRLALAARECERGFLARELSLVTHALHHFWLHDLCDVYLEAVKPVLWHSPRPPGPPQVLFLCADLGLRLLAPLMPFLAEELWQRLPPRPGCRSAPSVSVAPYPSARSLEHWRQPELERRFSRVQEAVRALRALRATYQLTKARPRVLLQSSEPGEQDLFEAFLEPLGTLGHCGAVGLLPPGAAAPSGWAQAPLSDTVQVYMELQGLVDPQTHLPLLAARRHKLQKQLDGLVARTPPEGEAETQMQQKLSSLQSELSKLDGAASHLRQLMDESPAPGGSEH from the exons ATGGGCGGAAAGGTCGGGCCGCTCGGGGCTGTGGGCTCTGCGGGCGCCCCGTG TCCCGGGCAGATCTTGGTCCCTTTCCAAGCACTCCTGATGCGTCATTTGCCTCTAGCGTTTTTTCGACCGCCACTTTGGGGGCTGAGGCCCTCACGGGGCCTCCCCAGGTTCCGTCCTCTTTCTACACAGTCAGAGCCCCATGGATTTCCCATCTCTCGGAAGAATCGTGAAGCCAAACAGAAGCGCCTGCGGGAGAAGCAGGCGGCGCTGGAGGCTGGGATAGCTGGGAAGAGCAAG TCACCTGCGGAGTCCAATAAGGCCTGGAGTCCTAAGGAGGTAGTATTGTATGAAATCCCCACGAAACCTGGTGAAAAGAAAG ATGTCTCTGGGTGCCTGCCTCCTGCCTACAGCCCCCAATATGTTGAGGCTGCCTGGTACCAGTGGTGGGTGCAAGAGGGCTTCTTCAAACCAGAATATCAG gCCCAGCTGCCCCAGGCCACAGGGGAGACCTTTTCCATGTGTATCCCACCTCCCAACGTCACTGGCTCCTTGCACATTGGCCACGCACTCACAGTGGCTATACAGGATGCCCTTGTGCGCTG GCACCGGATGCGTGGGGATCAAGTGCTGTGGGTTCCTGGCTCAGATCATGCAGGGATTGCGACACAA GCTGTGGTGGAGAAACAGCTATGGAAGGAGCGGGGAGTGAGGAGACACGAGCTGAGCCGGGAAGACTTCCTTAGGGAGGTGTGGCAGTGGAAGGAGGC GAAAGGTGGAGAGATCTGTGAGCAGCTGCGAGCTCTGGGCGCCTCCCTGGACTGGGACCGAGAGTGTTTCACCATGGATGCT GGCTCCTCAACGGCCGTGACCGAAGCTTTTGTGCGACTCTACGAGGTTGGGTTGTTGTACCGGAACCGTCAGCTTGTCAACTGGTCATGCGCTTTAAGATCAGCCATCTCAGACATTGAG GTGGAGAGCCGGCCCCTGCCTGGCCGCACGGAGCTTCGACTGCCCGGCTGCCCCACCCCCGTGTCTTTTGGCCTCCTGGTTTCTGTTGCCTTCCCCGTGGATGGAGAGCCTG ATGCAGAGGTTGTGGTGGGAACCACGAGGCCAGAGACGCTACCTGGAGACGTGGCCGTGGCGGTTCATCCTGACGACTCCCGCTACACA CATCTGCATGGGCGACAGCTTCGTCACCCCTTGACGGGGCAGCTTCTGCCCCTCATCGCAGACTCTGCTGTCCAGCCACATGTGGGCACAG GGGCAGTGAAGGTGACTCCAGCTCACAGTCCTGCCGATGCTGAGATGGGGGCCCGACACGGCTTGAGCCCCCGGACCGTCATTGCGGAGGATGGGACCATGACCTCCCTCTGCGGGGACTGGCTGCAG GGCCTTCACCGATTCGTGGCCCGGGAAAAGATAATGTCTGCGCTGAGGGAGCGGGGCCTGTTCCGGGGCCTCCAGAACCACCCCATGGTACTGCCCATCTGCAG CCGTTCCGGGGACGTGGTGGAGTACCTGCTGAGGAGCCAGTGGTCTGTCCGCTGCCGGGAAATGGGGCAGCGGGCTGCCGAG GCTGTGCAGTCGGGGGCCCTGGAGCTCAGCCCTTCCTTCCACCAGAAGAACTGGCAGCACTGGTTTTCCCACATCGG GGACTGGTGTGTCTCGCGGCAGCTTTGGTGGGGCCATCGGATCCCAGCCTACCGGGTCGTAGAGGAACACGCGGAG GGAGACCAGGAGGACTGTTGGGTGGTCGGGCGGtcggaggctgaggccagagaggtcgCAGCAGAACTGACAGGGAGACCAGGGGCAGAGCTGGTCCTGGAGAGGG ACCCTGATGTTCTGGACACATGGTTCTCTTCGGCCCTGTTCCCCTTTTCGGCCCTGGGCTGGCCCCGAGAG ACTCCAGACCTCGCTCATTTCTACCCCCTGTCACTTTTGGAAACGGGCAGTGACCTCCTGCTGTTCTGGGTGGGCCGCATGGTCATGCTGGGGACCCAGCTCACAGGGCAGCTCCCCTTCAGCAAG GTGCTTCTTCATCCCATGGTTCGGGACAGGCAGGGCCGGAAGATGAGCAAGTCCCTGGGGAATGTGCTGGACCCGCGGGACATCATCCGTGGGGCGGGGCTGCAG GTGCTGCAGGAAAAGCTGAGAAGCGGGAACTTGGACCCCGCAGAGCTGGCCATTGCAGCCGCCGCACAG AAAAAGGACTTTCCTCATGGGATCCCCGAGTGTGGGACGGATGCCCTGAGGTTCACACTCTGTTCCCACGGTGTCCTGG GGGGCGACTTGCACCTGTCTGTCTCTGAGGTTCAGAGCTGCCGACATTTCTGCAACAAGATCTGGAACGCCCTGCGCTTTATCCTCAGTGTCCTAGGGGAGCGGTTcgtgccgctgccgccgccggcAGAGGAG CTGTCTCCGTCCTCCGCCATGGACACCTGGATCCTGAGCCGCCTGGCTCTGGCTGCCCGGGAGTGTGAGCGGGGCTTCCTCGCCCGGGAGCTCTCGCTCGTCACCCACGCCCTGCACCACTTCTGGCTGCACGACCTCTGTGACGTCTACCTG GAGGCTGTGAAGCCCGTGCTGTGGCACTCGCCCCGCCCCCCGGGACCCCCTCAGGTCCTGTTCCTGTGCGCCGACCTCGGCCTCCGCCTCCTCGCCCCGCTGATGCCCTTCCTGGCTGAGGAGCTCTGGCAGAGGCTGCCGCCCCGGCCTGGCTGCCGCTCCGCCCCCAGCGTCTCTGTTGCCCCCTACCCCAGTGCGCGAAGCTTG GAGCACTGGCGCCAGCCCGAGCTGGAGCGGCGCTTCTCCCGGGTCCAGGAGGCCGTGCGGGCGCTGAGGGCTCTCCGAGCCACGTACCAGCTCACCAAGGCCCGGCCCCGAG TGCTGCTGCAGAGCTCCGAGCCTGGGGAGCAGGACCTCTTCGAGGCCTTCCTTGAGCCCCTGGGCACCCTGGGCCACTGTGGGGCCGTGGGCCTCTTGCCCCCGGGCGCAGCAGCTCCCTCTGGCTGGGCCCAGGCTCCGCTAAGTGACACAGTTCAGGTCTACATGGAGCTGCAG GGCCTGGTGGACCCCCAGACCCATCTGCCTCTGCTAGCCGCCCGCAGGCACAAGTTGCAGAAGCAGCTTGATGGCCTCGTAGCCAGGACCCCACCCGAAGGGGAGGCAGAGACTCAGATGCAGCAAAAG CTTTCTTCCCTCCAGTCGGAGCTGTCGAAACTGGACGGGGCGGCCTCGCACCTCCGGCAGCTGATGGATGAGTCTCCAGCCCCAGGGGGCTCCGAGCACTAA
- the VARS2 gene encoding valine--tRNA ligase, mitochondrial isoform X1 — protein MRHLPLAFFRPPLWGLRPSRGLPRFRPLSTQSEPHGFPISRKNREAKQKRLREKQAALEAGIAGKSKSPAESNKAWSPKEVVLYEIPTKPGEKKDVSGCLPPAYSPQYVEAAWYQWWVQEGFFKPEYQAQLPQATGETFSMCIPPPNVTGSLHIGHALTVAIQDALVRWHRMRGDQVLWVPGSDHAGIATQAVVEKQLWKERGVRRHELSREDFLREVWQWKEAKGGEICEQLRALGASLDWDRECFTMDAGSSTAVTEAFVRLYEVGLLYRNRQLVNWSCALRSAISDIEVESRPLPGRTELRLPGCPTPVSFGLLVSVAFPVDGEPDAEVVVGTTRPETLPGDVAVAVHPDDSRYTHLHGRQLRHPLTGQLLPLIADSAVQPHVGTGAVKVTPAHSPADAEMGARHGLSPRTVIAEDGTMTSLCGDWLQGLHRFVAREKIMSALRERGLFRGLQNHPMVLPICSRSGDVVEYLLRSQWSVRCREMGQRAAEAVQSGALELSPSFHQKNWQHWFSHIGDWCVSRQLWWGHRIPAYRVVEEHAEGDQEDCWVVGRSEAEAREVAAELTGRPGAELVLERDPDVLDTWFSSALFPFSALGWPRETPDLAHFYPLSLLETGSDLLLFWVGRMVMLGTQLTGQLPFSKVLLHPMVRDRQGRKMSKSLGNVLDPRDIIRGAGLQVLQEKLRSGNLDPAELAIAAAAQKKDFPHGIPECGTDALRFTLCSHGVLGGDLHLSVSEVQSCRHFCNKIWNALRFILSVLGERFVPLPPPAEELSPSSAMDTWILSRLALAARECERGFLARELSLVTHALHHFWLHDLCDVYLEAVKPVLWHSPRPPGPPQVLFLCADLGLRLLAPLMPFLAEELWQRLPPRPGCRSAPSVSVAPYPSARSLEHWRQPELERRFSRVQEAVRALRALRATYQLTKARPRVLLQSSEPGEQDLFEAFLEPLGTLGHCGAVGLLPPGAAAPSGWAQAPLSDTVQVYMELQGLVDPQTHLPLLAARRHKLQKQLDGLVARTPPEGEAETQMQQKLSSLQSELSKLDGAASHLRQLMDESPAPGGSEH, from the exons ATGCGTCATTTGCCTCTAGCGTTTTTTCGACCGCCACTTTGGGGGCTGAGGCCCTCACGGGGCCTCCCCAGGTTCCGTCCTCTTTCTACACAGTCAGAGCCCCATGGATTTCCCATCTCTCGGAAGAATCGTGAAGCCAAACAGAAGCGCCTGCGGGAGAAGCAGGCGGCGCTGGAGGCTGGGATAGCTGGGAAGAGCAAG TCACCTGCGGAGTCCAATAAGGCCTGGAGTCCTAAGGAGGTAGTATTGTATGAAATCCCCACGAAACCTGGTGAAAAGAAAG ATGTCTCTGGGTGCCTGCCTCCTGCCTACAGCCCCCAATATGTTGAGGCTGCCTGGTACCAGTGGTGGGTGCAAGAGGGCTTCTTCAAACCAGAATATCAG gCCCAGCTGCCCCAGGCCACAGGGGAGACCTTTTCCATGTGTATCCCACCTCCCAACGTCACTGGCTCCTTGCACATTGGCCACGCACTCACAGTGGCTATACAGGATGCCCTTGTGCGCTG GCACCGGATGCGTGGGGATCAAGTGCTGTGGGTTCCTGGCTCAGATCATGCAGGGATTGCGACACAA GCTGTGGTGGAGAAACAGCTATGGAAGGAGCGGGGAGTGAGGAGACACGAGCTGAGCCGGGAAGACTTCCTTAGGGAGGTGTGGCAGTGGAAGGAGGC GAAAGGTGGAGAGATCTGTGAGCAGCTGCGAGCTCTGGGCGCCTCCCTGGACTGGGACCGAGAGTGTTTCACCATGGATGCT GGCTCCTCAACGGCCGTGACCGAAGCTTTTGTGCGACTCTACGAGGTTGGGTTGTTGTACCGGAACCGTCAGCTTGTCAACTGGTCATGCGCTTTAAGATCAGCCATCTCAGACATTGAG GTGGAGAGCCGGCCCCTGCCTGGCCGCACGGAGCTTCGACTGCCCGGCTGCCCCACCCCCGTGTCTTTTGGCCTCCTGGTTTCTGTTGCCTTCCCCGTGGATGGAGAGCCTG ATGCAGAGGTTGTGGTGGGAACCACGAGGCCAGAGACGCTACCTGGAGACGTGGCCGTGGCGGTTCATCCTGACGACTCCCGCTACACA CATCTGCATGGGCGACAGCTTCGTCACCCCTTGACGGGGCAGCTTCTGCCCCTCATCGCAGACTCTGCTGTCCAGCCACATGTGGGCACAG GGGCAGTGAAGGTGACTCCAGCTCACAGTCCTGCCGATGCTGAGATGGGGGCCCGACACGGCTTGAGCCCCCGGACCGTCATTGCGGAGGATGGGACCATGACCTCCCTCTGCGGGGACTGGCTGCAG GGCCTTCACCGATTCGTGGCCCGGGAAAAGATAATGTCTGCGCTGAGGGAGCGGGGCCTGTTCCGGGGCCTCCAGAACCACCCCATGGTACTGCCCATCTGCAG CCGTTCCGGGGACGTGGTGGAGTACCTGCTGAGGAGCCAGTGGTCTGTCCGCTGCCGGGAAATGGGGCAGCGGGCTGCCGAG GCTGTGCAGTCGGGGGCCCTGGAGCTCAGCCCTTCCTTCCACCAGAAGAACTGGCAGCACTGGTTTTCCCACATCGG GGACTGGTGTGTCTCGCGGCAGCTTTGGTGGGGCCATCGGATCCCAGCCTACCGGGTCGTAGAGGAACACGCGGAG GGAGACCAGGAGGACTGTTGGGTGGTCGGGCGGtcggaggctgaggccagagaggtcgCAGCAGAACTGACAGGGAGACCAGGGGCAGAGCTGGTCCTGGAGAGGG ACCCTGATGTTCTGGACACATGGTTCTCTTCGGCCCTGTTCCCCTTTTCGGCCCTGGGCTGGCCCCGAGAG ACTCCAGACCTCGCTCATTTCTACCCCCTGTCACTTTTGGAAACGGGCAGTGACCTCCTGCTGTTCTGGGTGGGCCGCATGGTCATGCTGGGGACCCAGCTCACAGGGCAGCTCCCCTTCAGCAAG GTGCTTCTTCATCCCATGGTTCGGGACAGGCAGGGCCGGAAGATGAGCAAGTCCCTGGGGAATGTGCTGGACCCGCGGGACATCATCCGTGGGGCGGGGCTGCAG GTGCTGCAGGAAAAGCTGAGAAGCGGGAACTTGGACCCCGCAGAGCTGGCCATTGCAGCCGCCGCACAG AAAAAGGACTTTCCTCATGGGATCCCCGAGTGTGGGACGGATGCCCTGAGGTTCACACTCTGTTCCCACGGTGTCCTGG GGGGCGACTTGCACCTGTCTGTCTCTGAGGTTCAGAGCTGCCGACATTTCTGCAACAAGATCTGGAACGCCCTGCGCTTTATCCTCAGTGTCCTAGGGGAGCGGTTcgtgccgctgccgccgccggcAGAGGAG CTGTCTCCGTCCTCCGCCATGGACACCTGGATCCTGAGCCGCCTGGCTCTGGCTGCCCGGGAGTGTGAGCGGGGCTTCCTCGCCCGGGAGCTCTCGCTCGTCACCCACGCCCTGCACCACTTCTGGCTGCACGACCTCTGTGACGTCTACCTG GAGGCTGTGAAGCCCGTGCTGTGGCACTCGCCCCGCCCCCCGGGACCCCCTCAGGTCCTGTTCCTGTGCGCCGACCTCGGCCTCCGCCTCCTCGCCCCGCTGATGCCCTTCCTGGCTGAGGAGCTCTGGCAGAGGCTGCCGCCCCGGCCTGGCTGCCGCTCCGCCCCCAGCGTCTCTGTTGCCCCCTACCCCAGTGCGCGAAGCTTG GAGCACTGGCGCCAGCCCGAGCTGGAGCGGCGCTTCTCCCGGGTCCAGGAGGCCGTGCGGGCGCTGAGGGCTCTCCGAGCCACGTACCAGCTCACCAAGGCCCGGCCCCGAG TGCTGCTGCAGAGCTCCGAGCCTGGGGAGCAGGACCTCTTCGAGGCCTTCCTTGAGCCCCTGGGCACCCTGGGCCACTGTGGGGCCGTGGGCCTCTTGCCCCCGGGCGCAGCAGCTCCCTCTGGCTGGGCCCAGGCTCCGCTAAGTGACACAGTTCAGGTCTACATGGAGCTGCAG GGCCTGGTGGACCCCCAGACCCATCTGCCTCTGCTAGCCGCCCGCAGGCACAAGTTGCAGAAGCAGCTTGATGGCCTCGTAGCCAGGACCCCACCCGAAGGGGAGGCAGAGACTCAGATGCAGCAAAAG CTTTCTTCCCTCCAGTCGGAGCTGTCGAAACTGGACGGGGCGGCCTCGCACCTCCGGCAGCTGATGGATGAGTCTCCAGCCCCAGGGGGCTCCGAGCACTAA
- the SFTA2 gene encoding surfactant-associated protein 2, producing MESGLPLVLLLTLLGGSCGAGPSMTLQLKLKGSFLANFSYESSFLELLKTLCLLLHLPSGTSVTLHHAGSPHHVICSA from the exons ATGGAGTCTGGGCTGCCTCTCGTCCTCCTCCTGACCCTCCTCGGCGGCTCATGTGgagcag GGCCAAGCATGACTTTGCAACTGAAGCTGAAGGGGTCTTTCCTGGCAAATTTCTCCTATGAGTCCAGCTTCCTGGAATTGCTGAAAACG ctctgcctcctcctccatctgcccTCAGGGACCAGCGTCACCCTCCATCACGCAGGATCCCCACACCATGTCATCTGCAGCGCCTGA